One genomic window of Anguilla anguilla isolate fAngAng1 chromosome 13, fAngAng1.pri, whole genome shotgun sequence includes the following:
- the tmem74b gene encoding transmembrane protein 74B, producing MESLNTVELRDFGDRNRSASNQPTSPHQSTPSAPRTAISGGVENASFQDEEQETGFSSNSGSRGEPNTVHRDSTYNNSGQQTQSQPFQRDELSPRSDEELDAETNGHSVDYGFIFALVFLVSGIVLVVIAYTIPREAKVNPDLVTARQMEKLEMYYAELGSHLDKCIIAGLGLLTLGGMLLSMLLMVSICKGELYRRRTFAMSRRPRKTYGSINLRMRQLEGEGRDSLVECEPVPATTVCVPSAEGAS from the coding sequence ATGGAGTCTTTGAACACCGTGGAGCTCCGTGATTTTGGCGATCGGAACAGAAGTGCTTCTAATCAGCCTACAAGTCCCCATCAGTCGACCCCGTCAGCACCGCGGACAGCAATCAGCGGTGGCGTCGAGAACGCCTCGTTTCAGGATGAGGAGCAGGAGACGGGGTTTTCCAGCAACTCCGGTAGCCGTGGCGAACCGAATACGGTTCACCGCGATTCCACCTATAACAACAGCGGACAGCAGACACAGTCCCAGCCTTTCCAAAGAGACGAACTATCTCCTCGGTCGGACGAGGAGCTGGACGCAGAGACCAACGGCCATTCCGTCGACTACGGTTTTATTTTCGCCCTGGTGTTCCTAGTGAGCGGAATTGTTCTGGTGGTGATAGCCTACACCATCCCCCGCGAAGCTAAGGTCAACCCGGACTTGGTGACAGCGCGGCAGATGGAGAAACTGGAGATGTATTACGCAGAGCTCGGCTCACACCTAGACAAGTGCATCATCGCCGGGCTGGGACTGCTAACTCTCGGGGGTATGCTTTTGTCAATGTTACTAATGGTTTCCATATGCAAAGGGGAGCTGTATCGCAGGAGGACTTTCGCAATGTCCAGAAGGCCGAGAAAAACGTACGGATCTATAAATCTGCGCATGAGACAGCTAGAGGGAGAGGGCAGGGATTCTCTGGTGGAATGTGAGCCTGTTCCTGCCACCACTGTCTGTGTCCCCAGCGCAGAGGGGGCAAGCTAA